The Rattus rattus isolate New Zealand chromosome 1, Rrattus_CSIRO_v1, whole genome shotgun sequence genome includes a region encoding these proteins:
- the Panx2 gene encoding pannexin-2 isoform X2 — translation MHHLLEQSADMATALLAGEKLRELILPGSQDDKAGALAALLLQLKLELPFDRVVTIGTVLVPILLVTLVFTKNFAEEPIYCYTPHNFTRDQALYARGYCWTELRDALPGVDASLWPSLFEHKFLPYALLAFAAIMYVPALGWEFLASTRLTSELNFLLQEIDNCYHRAAEGRAPKIEKQIQSKGPGITEREKREIIENAEKEKSPEQNLFEKYLERRGRSNFLAKLYLARHVLILLLSVVPISYLCTYYATQKQNEFTCALGASPDGPVGSAGPTVRVSCKLPSVQLQRIIAGVDIVLLCFMNLIILVNLIHLFIFRKSNFIFDKLHKVGIKTRRQWRRSQFCDINILAMFCNENRDHIKSLNRLDFITNESDLMYDNVVRQLLAALAQSNHDTTPTVRDSGIQTVDPSINPAEPEGSAEPPVVKRPRKKMKWIPTSNPLPQPFKEQLAIMRVENSKTEKPKPVRRKTATDTLIAPLLDAGARAAHHYKGSGGDTGPSSAPPAASEKKHTRHFSLDVHPYILGSKKAKTEAVPPALPASRSQEGGFLSQTEECGLGLAAAPTKDAPLPEKEIPYPTESALPGLPSGGPFHVCSPPTASAAASLSPSSLGKPDPLTILSRNATHPLLHISTLYEAREEEEGGPCAPSDMGDLLSIPPPQQILIATFEEPRTVVLFPKCH, via the exons ATGCACCACCTCCTGGAGCAGTCGGCGGACATGGCGACCGCGCTGCTGGCGGGCGAGAAGCTGAGGGAGCTGATCCTGCCTGGCTCGCAGGACGACAAGGCGGGTGCGCTGGCCGCGCTGCTGCTGCAGCTCAAGCTGGAACTGCCGTTCGACCGCGTGGTCACCATCGGCACCGTGCTGGTACCCATCCTGCTGGTCACCCTGGTCTTCACCAAGAACTTCGCAG AGGAACCAATTTACTGTTATACTCCGCACAACTTCACCCGTGACCAGGCGCTGTACGCCCGTGGCTACTGCTGGACAGAGCTGCGGGATGCCCTGCCCGGCGTGGATGCCAGCCTGTGGCCATCGCTGTTTGAGCACAAGTTCCTGCCCTACGCACTGCTGGCCTTTGCCGCCATCATGTATGTGCCCGCACTGGGCTGGGAGTTCCTGGCCTCCACGCGCCTCACCTCCGAGCTCAACTTCCTGCTTCAGGAGATCGACAACTGCTACCACCGAGCCGCCGAAGGTCGCGCCCCCAAGATTGAGAAGCAGATCCAGTCCAAGGGGCCAGGCATCACGGAGCGCGAGAAGAGGGAAATCATTGAGAACGCTGAGAAGGAGAAGAGCCCTGAGCAGAATTTGTTTGAGAAGTACCTGGAGCGCCGGGGCCGCAGCAACTTCTTGGCCAAGCTGTACTTGGCGCGGCACGTACTGATCCTGCTACTCAGTGTGGTGCCCATCTCTTACCTATGCACATACTACGCCACCCAGAAGCAGAACGAGTTCACCTGCGCCCTGGGCGCCTCGCCTGACGGGCCGGTGGGTAGCGCCGGGCCCACGGTGCGCGTCAGCTGTAAGCTGCCCTCCGTGCAGCTGCAGCGGATCATTGCGGGCGTGGACATCGTATTGCTCTGTTTCATGAACCTCATCATCCTGGTCAACCTCATCCACCTCTTCATCTTCCGCAAGAGCAACTTCATTTTTGACAAGCTGCACAAGGTGGGTATCAAGACGCGCCGGCAGTGGCGCCGCTCGCAGTTCTGCGACATCAACATCCTGGCCATGTTCTGTAACGAGAACCGTGACCACATCAAGTCGCTTAACCGGCTGGACTTCATCACCAACGAGAGCGACCTCATGTACGACAACGTGGTGCGGCAGCTTCTGGCTGCCTTGGCTCAGTCTAACCACGACACCACGCCCACGGTTCGGGACTCAGGCATCCAGACCGTGGACCCCAGCATCAATCCCGCAGAGCCTGAGGGCTCTGCTGAGCCACCCGTGGTCAAGCGGCCCCGTAAGAAAATGAAGTGGATCCCCACCAGCAACCCGCTGCCACAGCCCTTCAAGGAGCAGCTGGCCATTATGCGCGTGGAAAACAGCAAGACCGAGAAGCCCAAACCTGTGCGCAGGAAGACAGCCACGGATACACTTATTGCCCCGCTGCTGGACGCTGGTGCCCGGGCTGCCCACCACTACAAGGGGAGTGGAGGTGATACAGGGCCCTCCTCTGCCCCGCCGGCTGCCTCTGAGAAAAAGCATACCCGGCACTTCTCCTTGGATGTGCACCCCTATATCCTAGGCAGCAAGAAGGCCAAGACTGAGGCAGTACCCCCTGCCCTACCAGCCTCCCGGAGCCAGGAAGGTGGCTTCCTGTCCCAGACAGAGGAATGTGGGCTGGGCTTGGCTGCAGCACCCACCAAAG ATGCTCCGCTCCCCGAGAAGGAAATCCCATACCCCACAGAGTCCGCCCTGCCGGGCCTTCCATCTGGGGGCCCATTCCATGTCTGCTCACCCCCCACggcctctgctgctgcttcccTGTCACCGAGCAGCCTGGGCAAGCCTGACCCCCTCACCATCCTGAGCCGAAACGCCACTCACCCCCTGCTCCACATCAGCACGTTGTACGAGGCccgggaagaggaggaaggaggtccCTGTGCACCCTCAGACATGGGCGACCTCCTCAGCATACCCCCACCCCAGCAGATCCTCATCGCCACCTTCGAGGAGCCGAGAACAGTT GTCCTGTTTCCCAAGTGCCACTGA
- the Panx2 gene encoding pannexin-2 isoform X1, protein MHHLLEQSADMATALLAGEKLRELILPGSQDDKAGALAALLLQLKLELPFDRVVTIGTVLVPILLVTLVFTKNFAEEPIYCYTPHNFTRDQALYARGYCWTELRDALPGVDASLWPSLFEHKFLPYALLAFAAIMYVPALGWEFLASTRLTSELNFLLQEIDNCYHRAAEGRAPKIEKQIQSKGPGITEREKREIIENAEKEKSPEQNLFEKYLERRGRSNFLAKLYLARHVLILLLSVVPISYLCTYYATQKQNEFTCALGASPDGPVGSAGPTVRVSCKLPSVQLQRIIAGVDIVLLCFMNLIILVNLIHLFIFRKSNFIFDKLHKVGIKTRRQWRRSQFCDINILAMFCNENRDHIKSLNRLDFITNESDLMYDNVVRQLLAALAQSNHDTTPTVRDSGIQTVDPSINPAEPEGSAEPPVVKRPRKKMKWIPTSNPLPQPFKEQLAIMRVENSKTEKPKPVRRKTATDTLIAPLLDAGARAAHHYKGSGGDTGPSSAPPAASEKKHTRHFSLDVHPYILGSKKAKTEAVPPALPASRSQEGGFLSQTEECGLGLAAAPTKDAPLPEKEIPYPTESALPGLPSGGPFHVCSPPTASAAASLSPSSLGKPDPLTILSRNATHPLLHISTLYEAREEEEGGPCAPSDMGDLLSIPPPQQILIATFEEPRTVKGTSETQRDPGRKAGCARFPGEDNPWSDGLHPQIGPYVMMSRHSS, encoded by the exons ATGCACCACCTCCTGGAGCAGTCGGCGGACATGGCGACCGCGCTGCTGGCGGGCGAGAAGCTGAGGGAGCTGATCCTGCCTGGCTCGCAGGACGACAAGGCGGGTGCGCTGGCCGCGCTGCTGCTGCAGCTCAAGCTGGAACTGCCGTTCGACCGCGTGGTCACCATCGGCACCGTGCTGGTACCCATCCTGCTGGTCACCCTGGTCTTCACCAAGAACTTCGCAG AGGAACCAATTTACTGTTATACTCCGCACAACTTCACCCGTGACCAGGCGCTGTACGCCCGTGGCTACTGCTGGACAGAGCTGCGGGATGCCCTGCCCGGCGTGGATGCCAGCCTGTGGCCATCGCTGTTTGAGCACAAGTTCCTGCCCTACGCACTGCTGGCCTTTGCCGCCATCATGTATGTGCCCGCACTGGGCTGGGAGTTCCTGGCCTCCACGCGCCTCACCTCCGAGCTCAACTTCCTGCTTCAGGAGATCGACAACTGCTACCACCGAGCCGCCGAAGGTCGCGCCCCCAAGATTGAGAAGCAGATCCAGTCCAAGGGGCCAGGCATCACGGAGCGCGAGAAGAGGGAAATCATTGAGAACGCTGAGAAGGAGAAGAGCCCTGAGCAGAATTTGTTTGAGAAGTACCTGGAGCGCCGGGGCCGCAGCAACTTCTTGGCCAAGCTGTACTTGGCGCGGCACGTACTGATCCTGCTACTCAGTGTGGTGCCCATCTCTTACCTATGCACATACTACGCCACCCAGAAGCAGAACGAGTTCACCTGCGCCCTGGGCGCCTCGCCTGACGGGCCGGTGGGTAGCGCCGGGCCCACGGTGCGCGTCAGCTGTAAGCTGCCCTCCGTGCAGCTGCAGCGGATCATTGCGGGCGTGGACATCGTATTGCTCTGTTTCATGAACCTCATCATCCTGGTCAACCTCATCCACCTCTTCATCTTCCGCAAGAGCAACTTCATTTTTGACAAGCTGCACAAGGTGGGTATCAAGACGCGCCGGCAGTGGCGCCGCTCGCAGTTCTGCGACATCAACATCCTGGCCATGTTCTGTAACGAGAACCGTGACCACATCAAGTCGCTTAACCGGCTGGACTTCATCACCAACGAGAGCGACCTCATGTACGACAACGTGGTGCGGCAGCTTCTGGCTGCCTTGGCTCAGTCTAACCACGACACCACGCCCACGGTTCGGGACTCAGGCATCCAGACCGTGGACCCCAGCATCAATCCCGCAGAGCCTGAGGGCTCTGCTGAGCCACCCGTGGTCAAGCGGCCCCGTAAGAAAATGAAGTGGATCCCCACCAGCAACCCGCTGCCACAGCCCTTCAAGGAGCAGCTGGCCATTATGCGCGTGGAAAACAGCAAGACCGAGAAGCCCAAACCTGTGCGCAGGAAGACAGCCACGGATACACTTATTGCCCCGCTGCTGGACGCTGGTGCCCGGGCTGCCCACCACTACAAGGGGAGTGGAGGTGATACAGGGCCCTCCTCTGCCCCGCCGGCTGCCTCTGAGAAAAAGCATACCCGGCACTTCTCCTTGGATGTGCACCCCTATATCCTAGGCAGCAAGAAGGCCAAGACTGAGGCAGTACCCCCTGCCCTACCAGCCTCCCGGAGCCAGGAAGGTGGCTTCCTGTCCCAGACAGAGGAATGTGGGCTGGGCTTGGCTGCAGCACCCACCAAAG ATGCTCCGCTCCCCGAGAAGGAAATCCCATACCCCACAGAGTCCGCCCTGCCGGGCCTTCCATCTGGGGGCCCATTCCATGTCTGCTCACCCCCCACggcctctgctgctgcttcccTGTCACCGAGCAGCCTGGGCAAGCCTGACCCCCTCACCATCCTGAGCCGAAACGCCACTCACCCCCTGCTCCACATCAGCACGTTGTACGAGGCccgggaagaggaggaaggaggtccCTGTGCACCCTCAGACATGGGCGACCTCCTCAGCATACCCCCACCCCAGCAGATCCTCATCGCCACCTTCGAGGAGCCGAGAACAGTT AAAGGGACTTCTGAGACCCAAAGGGACCCTGGGAGAAAAGCTGGCTGTGCTCgcttccctggagaagacaaTCCCTGGTCCGATGGCCTACACCCACAAATTGGCCCCTACGTGATGATGAGCAGACACAGCAGCTAA